From the genome of Hydrogenophilus thermoluteolus, one region includes:
- a CDS encoding 3-deoxy-7-phosphoheptulonate synthase, translating to MIQFLLENTNIEAFEPMPTPAEIKTALPLTERAATTVATARQTLTAILDGTDRRLFAVVGPCSIHDPEAGLDYARKLKALADEVAETIVLVMRVYFEKPRTSVGWKGFINDPFLDDSFRIDVGMKRARAFLLAVNELGLPAATEALDPIGPQYYGDLVSWTAIGARTVESQTHREMASGLSTPVGFKNSTDGSLEVAINAILSASHRHAFLGIDESGRTAIVRTKGNRYGHLVLRGGGGRPNYDSVSVSLAEQALTKARLPANIVIDCSHANSWKKPEYQPLVLKDIVHQIREGNGSIVGFMVESFLEAGNQPLRPREALKYGCSITDPCVDWATTETMIRSAHEVLQHVLPERKRNGSVS from the coding sequence ATGATCCAATTCCTATTGGAAAACACCAACATCGAGGCGTTCGAGCCGATGCCGACGCCTGCGGAGATCAAAACCGCATTGCCGCTCACGGAACGCGCCGCAACCACCGTTGCCACCGCGCGACAAACGCTTACCGCGATCCTCGACGGAACCGACCGTCGCCTCTTCGCGGTCGTTGGCCCCTGTTCGATTCACGACCCCGAAGCCGGTCTCGATTACGCACGCAAACTCAAAGCGCTGGCCGACGAAGTCGCTGAGACGATCGTTCTGGTGATGCGCGTCTATTTCGAAAAACCCCGCACCAGCGTCGGCTGGAAAGGGTTCATCAACGATCCTTTCCTAGACGATTCGTTTCGCATCGACGTCGGGATGAAGCGCGCGCGCGCGTTCCTCTTGGCGGTGAACGAACTGGGGCTTCCTGCGGCCACCGAAGCGCTCGACCCGATCGGACCGCAGTACTATGGTGACCTGGTCAGTTGGACGGCGATCGGCGCCCGTACGGTCGAATCGCAAACCCACCGCGAAATGGCTTCTGGCCTCTCCACCCCCGTGGGCTTCAAAAACAGCACCGACGGTAGCCTCGAGGTTGCGATCAACGCGATCCTCTCCGCCTCGCACCGCCACGCCTTTTTGGGCATCGACGAAAGCGGCCGCACCGCGATCGTCCGCACCAAAGGCAACCGCTACGGCCACCTCGTTTTGCGCGGTGGCGGCGGACGCCCCAACTACGATTCGGTCTCGGTCTCCCTTGCCGAACAAGCGCTCACCAAAGCGAGGCTTCCGGCGAACATCGTGATCGACTGTTCGCACGCCAACTCGTGGAAAAAACCCGAGTATCAACCGCTTGTGCTCAAAGATATCGTCCATCAGATCCGGGAAGGGAACGGTTCGATCGTCGGTTTCATGGTGGAAAGCTTCTTGGAGGCCGGCAACCAACCGCTGCGCCCGCGCGAAGCGCTGAAATACGGCTGCTCGATCACCGACCCGTGCGTCGATTGGGCGACCACCGAGACGATGATCCGCTCGGCACACGAGGTCTTGCAGCACGTCCTGCCGGAACGGAAACGGAACGGATCGGTATCGTGA
- the serB gene encoding phosphoserine phosphatase SerB — translation MTQQLRLLETPAATAWLTARGFPYRRLPVTPDLGNQTLDRTPTAHTAAPLPQPAAVLEVTAPLPRTHALDHELAAARCDWGWWSPSWNFAALRLFVTDMDSTLITVECIDEIAEAVGKKAEVARITEAAMEGKLDFREALTARVALLRGLPEAALTPIFHQSVRYTPGARELIAALKAQGVYCLLVSGGFTHFTAPIAAELGFDAHVANQLEVDPEGRLTGRLRGPIIDAAAKRSALQAAQAKLGCTSDAILAAGDGANDLLMLQEAGLRLGYRPKAVLLPELNLISMTAGLALPLWLCR, via the coding sequence GTGACGCAACAGCTGCGACTCCTCGAAACCCCCGCGGCAACCGCGTGGCTCACCGCCCGAGGTTTCCCCTACCGCCGGTTGCCCGTTACGCCCGATCTCGGGAACCAAACGCTGGATCGCACTCCGACCGCGCACACGGCTGCCCCGCTGCCGCAACCCGCTGCCGTACTGGAAGTCACGGCGCCGCTTCCACGAACCCATGCGCTCGACCATGAACTCGCGGCAGCGCGCTGCGATTGGGGCTGGTGGTCTCCCTCGTGGAACTTTGCTGCGCTGCGCCTTTTCGTCACCGATATGGATTCGACACTCATCACCGTCGAGTGCATCGACGAAATCGCCGAAGCGGTGGGCAAAAAAGCCGAAGTGGCGCGAATCACCGAAGCGGCAATGGAGGGGAAGCTCGACTTTCGCGAAGCGCTCACGGCTCGGGTTGCTCTTTTACGAGGCTTACCCGAAGCAGCGCTCACGCCCATTTTTCACCAGTCTGTTCGCTACACACCTGGGGCACGGGAACTCATCGCGGCGCTCAAAGCCCAGGGCGTCTATTGCCTTCTGGTCTCCGGTGGCTTCACCCACTTCACTGCGCCGATCGCAGCGGAGCTCGGTTTCGACGCCCATGTAGCGAACCAACTGGAGGTGGATCCTGAAGGACGCCTCACCGGACGGTTGCGCGGCCCAATCATCGACGCTGCCGCGAAACGATCGGCACTCCAAGCCGCACAGGCGAAGCTCGGCTGCACCTCGGACGCTATCCTTGCCGCAGGGGACGGCGCGAACGACCTTTTGATGCTCCAGGAAGCGGGACTTCGCCTTGGTTACCGTCCGAAAGCGGTGCTGCTGCCCGAACTCAACCTGATCTCGATGACCGCCGGCCTAGCGCTCCCGCTGTGGCTTTGCCGCTAA
- the lpxB gene encoding lipid-A-disaccharide synthase: protein MRVPSPRVALVAGEASGDAIAAPVVRALRAQFPKISLFGVGGEQLAAAGCAVRWSYEPLAVHGFVDAIRRLPQLLAFRQQLAHTFAAQATHFLGVDAPDFNLGLAERLRAQGVRTAQLVSPSVWAWRRGRISKIVRAVELLFCLFPFEPKCYAGTALRAEYVGHPLADLIPLEPDRSAARQQLGVADSAPLLALLPGSREGEWTRLGAIFFAAAERVAHALPGLQVVVPTANPLGDRYAEALAARWSGRAPLKIVPRQAHAALAAADVVLVASGTATLEAALFKRPMVIAYRVSPWQYRWMKRMAYLPWIGLPNILCNETVVPELIQDAATPERLANAVLAWFDEPERQTELRARFMALHVQLRRQMAERTAALLSEWVAEGGHGASRGGR, encoded by the coding sequence ATGAGGGTTCCGTCGCCTCGCGTGGCGTTGGTTGCGGGCGAAGCGTCGGGTGATGCGATCGCGGCACCCGTGGTCCGTGCGTTGCGCGCCCAATTCCCCAAGATTTCCCTGTTTGGCGTAGGTGGTGAGCAACTCGCGGCTGCCGGCTGTGCCGTTCGCTGGTCGTATGAGCCGCTCGCGGTTCATGGTTTCGTCGATGCGATCCGACGGCTCCCTCAATTGTTGGCGTTCCGCCAGCAGCTTGCGCACACCTTCGCAGCGCAAGCGACCCATTTCCTGGGCGTCGACGCGCCCGATTTCAATTTGGGACTGGCTGAGCGGTTGCGCGCCCAAGGGGTGCGCACGGCACAGCTCGTGAGCCCTTCCGTTTGGGCGTGGCGGCGCGGACGCATTTCCAAGATCGTCCGGGCAGTCGAACTGCTCTTTTGTCTCTTTCCCTTCGAACCCAAGTGTTATGCCGGCACGGCGCTGCGCGCCGAATATGTGGGTCATCCATTGGCCGATCTCATTCCTCTGGAGCCCGATCGGAGTGCCGCGCGGCAACAGCTCGGGGTGGCCGATTCAGCACCGCTCTTGGCGTTACTGCCTGGCAGCCGCGAAGGGGAGTGGACACGTCTGGGGGCGATCTTCTTCGCGGCGGCGGAACGGGTGGCGCACGCGCTTCCCGGGCTTCAGGTGGTGGTGCCCACCGCGAACCCGCTCGGTGATCGGTACGCGGAAGCGCTGGCAGCGCGCTGGTCGGGGCGGGCACCGCTCAAGATCGTTCCGCGGCAAGCACATGCGGCGCTTGCCGCGGCCGATGTCGTATTGGTCGCGAGCGGCACCGCGACGTTGGAAGCAGCGCTCTTCAAGCGACCGATGGTGATTGCGTACCGTGTTTCCCCATGGCAGTATCGCTGGATGAAGCGCATGGCCTATTTGCCGTGGATCGGCCTACCCAATATCTTGTGCAACGAAACCGTGGTGCCGGAATTGATCCAAGACGCAGCCACTCCAGAGCGGCTAGCGAACGCCGTGCTTGCCTGGTTCGACGAACCCGAGCGCCAAACCGAGCTGCGTGCGCGGTTCATGGCGCTGCATGTGCAGCTGCGTCGCCAGATGGCCGAGCGTACCGCGGCGCTGCTCTCCGAGTGGGTCGCAGAAGGAGGGCACGGCGCCTCACGGGGTGGCCGATGA
- a CDS encoding TrmH family RNA methyltransferase, producing the protein MRDDAAVLITSRHNPRVKRWRAWLEKGSVRRIADWVLLEGPHLIEAALAAGWCIREVWYDETGATRHASLLDRLRAQHVALVRVTAAVLTAVSDTTTPQGLIAEVAKPQWDVVHWGDGDLVIIDGVQEPGNVGALLRVAAAAGCAAAWLAPGSAHAWSPKVLRAAMGAHMVLPIFEGEVPDAVWQPYARHRMLFATVLSPESRSLYTLDLTAPAAWVFGNEGAGVRSIWHERRATPVILPLAPGIESLNVATAAAVFLFEARRQRTARRDSVDRSHSPRSRDR; encoded by the coding sequence GTGAGAGACGACGCGGCGGTTCTGATCACGTCGCGGCATAACCCGCGTGTCAAGCGGTGGCGGGCCTGGCTCGAAAAAGGGAGCGTTCGCCGCATTGCCGATTGGGTCCTCTTGGAAGGCCCGCACCTCATCGAGGCTGCGCTCGCCGCAGGGTGGTGCATCCGCGAAGTGTGGTATGACGAGACGGGTGCCACCCGTCACGCAAGCCTGCTCGATCGGCTTCGCGCGCAGCATGTCGCACTGGTGCGCGTCACTGCCGCGGTGCTTACCGCAGTGAGCGACACGACCACACCGCAGGGGCTCATTGCCGAGGTGGCGAAACCGCAGTGGGACGTGGTGCATTGGGGTGACGGGGATCTCGTTATTATCGACGGCGTGCAAGAACCGGGCAATGTCGGCGCATTGCTGCGCGTTGCGGCGGCCGCTGGGTGCGCTGCGGCGTGGCTCGCACCCGGTTCGGCGCACGCGTGGTCGCCGAAGGTGTTGCGCGCAGCGATGGGGGCGCACATGGTCCTGCCCATCTTCGAAGGAGAGGTGCCCGACGCGGTCTGGCAGCCGTACGCGCGCCACCGCATGCTTTTTGCCACTGTGTTGTCGCCTGAGAGCCGCTCGCTCTATACACTCGATCTCACTGCCCCCGCCGCGTGGGTGTTCGGCAACGAAGGGGCAGGGGTGCGCTCGATCTGGCACGAACGAAGGGCAACCCCGGTGATTTTGCCGCTGGCGCCAGGCATCGAGTCACTCAATGTGGCTACCGCTGCTGCCGTTTTCCTCTTCGAAGCACGTCGGCAACGCACCGCACGCCGCGATTCTGTGGATCGGTCCCATTCGCCTCGTTCTCGTGATCGCTGA
- the yaaA gene encoding peroxide stress protein YaaA: MLIVISPAKALDFETQAPMPARQAPAFVDRAAILIERLRALTPQEVARLMDLSDALTALNVARYRAWQPEHTPENSAPALFAFNGDVYEGLAARTLPPDAIEWLEDHLRILSGLYGVLRPLDAMQPYRLEMGSRLENPEGKDLYAFWRTTVTENLKRTLAAMAATGEPAVLVNLASQEYFKAVDPKTLGFPVITPQFEDEKGGQYRVISFYAKRARGLMVRHLAECALAQGRLEPEAILRFAKAGYHYVPEISRPDAPVFRREEKARSVGDA, from the coding sequence ATGTTGATCGTCATTTCCCCTGCGAAAGCGCTCGATTTCGAAACCCAGGCGCCAATGCCTGCGCGGCAAGCCCCTGCGTTCGTCGATCGCGCCGCGATTTTGATCGAACGGTTACGGGCGCTCACCCCGCAGGAGGTGGCGCGGTTGATGGATCTTTCGGATGCACTTACCGCGCTCAACGTCGCACGATACCGGGCGTGGCAACCCGAGCATACGCCCGAAAACAGCGCGCCGGCGCTCTTTGCCTTCAACGGTGACGTCTATGAGGGATTGGCGGCGCGGACCTTGCCACCGGATGCGATCGAGTGGCTCGAAGACCACCTGCGAATCCTCTCGGGGCTCTATGGGGTGTTGCGACCGCTCGACGCGATGCAGCCCTACCGTCTGGAAATGGGCAGCCGTCTGGAGAATCCGGAAGGGAAGGATCTCTACGCGTTTTGGCGTACGACGGTGACGGAAAACCTGAAGCGCACGCTCGCCGCAATGGCCGCTACCGGAGAACCAGCGGTGCTCGTCAATTTGGCGTCGCAAGAGTATTTCAAAGCGGTCGACCCCAAGACGCTAGGCTTTCCAGTAATCACGCCGCAATTCGAAGACGAAAAGGGCGGGCAGTACCGGGTGATCAGCTTCTATGCGAAACGGGCGCGCGGTTTGATGGTACGTCACTTGGCCGAGTGTGCGCTCGCGCAGGGCCGTCTCGAACCGGAAGCGATCCTGCGTTTCGCCAAAGCGGGATACCATTACGTTCCAGAAATCTCTCGTCCGGATGCGCCGGTGTTTCGCCGTGAGGAAAAAGCAAGGAGCGTCGGCGATGCGTAA
- a CDS encoding ATP-binding protein, with the protein MRKKLPIGIQSFPQIRREGYYYVDKTPFLARMVESGGKYYFLSRPRRFGKSLLLDTIACAFSGQRELFAAHDGRDGSAPREALYLADHWDWNQRYPVVRLSFVEGPLNDEAELIEAITLQLSENARRLQVPFEPTLHHFRSQFDQLLCRTAEHYNQPVVVLVDEYDKPILDHLTNPEVASVMRNALRNLYSVLKARSDCLRFVFLTGVSKFSQVSLFSGLNNLNDITVDDDFAAICGYTDTDLDTVFAPEFAAAAADGKPLDRERVRFWYNGYWWGGVERVYNPFDVLLCLAKREYRPWWFETATPTFLIELLKARGFFTPQLERTYATHQLLGSFDVGTMPSETLLWQTGYLTIRSKEQDPAGETTYWLGLPNHEVRKALNEALVNALLPEPPYALARDVARALFEGDSDTLQAHMNHLFASIPSYWYDKAGNYEGYYASVFYSFLASTGVALTAEAVKAKTRIDLVVQAGATVWVIEFKVIEGDEATGAALAQLHARDYAAAYRNAPGVTRVIELAVEFSKTTRQIVGWEAR; encoded by the coding sequence ATGCGTAAAAAACTGCCGATCGGTATCCAGAGTTTCCCTCAGATCCGCCGTGAAGGGTACTACTACGTCGATAAGACCCCTTTTTTGGCACGCATGGTCGAAAGCGGCGGCAAGTACTATTTTCTCTCCCGTCCGCGGCGCTTTGGCAAGTCGTTGCTGCTTGACACGATCGCGTGCGCCTTTTCCGGGCAGCGCGAACTCTTTGCGGCGCATGATGGGCGTGACGGCAGCGCGCCGCGCGAAGCGCTCTACCTGGCGGACCATTGGGACTGGAACCAACGCTACCCAGTGGTTCGGCTCTCGTTCGTCGAGGGGCCTTTGAACGACGAAGCGGAGCTAATCGAAGCGATCACACTGCAACTGAGCGAAAACGCACGGCGGTTGCAGGTACCGTTCGAGCCGACCCTACACCATTTCCGCAGCCAATTCGATCAGCTCCTCTGCCGCACCGCGGAGCACTACAACCAACCGGTGGTGGTGCTGGTGGACGAATACGACAAACCGATCCTCGACCATCTCACCAACCCCGAAGTCGCCTCCGTGATGCGCAACGCACTGCGCAACCTCTATAGTGTCCTCAAAGCGCGCAGCGACTGTCTGCGCTTCGTCTTCCTCACCGGAGTCTCCAAATTCAGCCAGGTGTCGCTCTTTTCCGGGCTCAACAACCTCAACGACATCACGGTCGATGACGACTTTGCGGCGATCTGTGGGTACACCGATACCGACCTCGACACCGTCTTTGCGCCGGAGTTTGCTGCGGCGGCGGCAGACGGGAAGCCGCTCGATCGCGAACGGGTGCGCTTCTGGTACAACGGCTACTGGTGGGGTGGTGTGGAGCGGGTCTATAACCCGTTCGACGTGCTCCTTTGCTTGGCCAAGCGCGAATATCGCCCGTGGTGGTTCGAAACCGCAACGCCGACCTTTTTGATCGAGCTCCTCAAAGCGCGTGGCTTTTTCACACCGCAACTGGAGCGCACCTACGCCACCCACCAACTGCTGGGCAGCTTCGACGTCGGGACGATGCCAAGCGAGACGCTCTTGTGGCAGACTGGGTACCTGACGATACGCAGCAAAGAGCAAGACCCAGCCGGCGAGACGACTTACTGGCTGGGGCTACCCAACCACGAAGTACGCAAAGCGCTCAACGAAGCGCTGGTCAATGCGCTGCTGCCTGAACCGCCCTATGCGCTTGCGCGCGACGTGGCGCGGGCGCTCTTCGAAGGGGATAGTGACACGCTCCAGGCACACATGAACCACCTCTTTGCCAGTATTCCCAGCTACTGGTACGACAAAGCAGGGAACTACGAAGGGTATTACGCAAGCGTTTTCTACAGCTTTCTGGCAAGCACCGGAGTGGCGCTTACCGCGGAAGCGGTGAAAGCGAAAACGCGGATCGACCTGGTGGTTCAAGCGGGTGCGACTGTCTGGGTGATCGAGTTCAAGGTCATCGAGGGCGATGAGGCCACCGGCGCGGCGCTTGCGCAGCTACATGCGCGCGACTACGCCGCTGCGTATCGCAACGCGCCGGGCGTGACGCGGGTGATCGAACTTGCGGTGGAGTTCAGCAAAACCACGCGGCAGATCGTGGGGTGGGAGGCACGTTAG
- a CDS encoding ribonuclease HII, with the protein MMEAKGMGCFCNPWQIGVDEVGRGPWAGPVCAAAVVLGERGCALTGLVDSKRLSAPRREALAAAIEAEALAVTRGWATVAEIDTLGIWPATALAMTRAVSALWHALDASPEHKAQVAHYPIAVDGNRLPQWSYRAEAVVRGDATVAAIAAASIVAKVARDRLMVALDADYPGYGFAQHKGYGTAQHREALRRLGVTPEHRRSFQPVAAFLQGEAP; encoded by the coding sequence ATGATGGAGGCCAAGGGGATGGGATGTTTCTGCAATCCGTGGCAGATCGGTGTCGACGAGGTGGGGCGTGGCCCTTGGGCCGGACCGGTCTGTGCCGCCGCGGTAGTTTTGGGGGAACGGGGCTGCGCGCTTACTGGGTTGGTCGATTCGAAGCGTCTGAGCGCTCCCCGTCGGGAAGCATTGGCGGCAGCGATCGAGGCGGAGGCGCTAGCGGTCACGCGGGGCTGGGCAACCGTCGCCGAGATCGATACGTTGGGCATTTGGCCGGCGACGGCGTTGGCGATGACGCGTGCCGTTTCCGCGCTTTGGCACGCCCTCGACGCCTCCCCCGAACACAAGGCACAGGTTGCGCATTATCCGATCGCTGTCGATGGCAACCGCTTGCCGCAGTGGTCGTATCGTGCCGAGGCGGTGGTGCGCGGTGATGCGACGGTGGCAGCGATCGCTGCCGCGTCGATCGTCGCAAAAGTGGCGCGCGACCGACTGATGGTGGCGCTCGACGCCGACTACCCTGGCTATGGTTTTGCGCAGCACAAAGGGTATGGAACGGCGCAGCACCGCGAGGCGTTGCGCCGCTTGGGGGTGACGCCGGAGCATCGCCGGTCGTTCCAACCGGTAGCCGCGTTCCTGCAGGGCGAAGCGCCGTGA
- the lpxA gene encoding acyl-ACP--UDP-N-acetylglucosamine O-acyltransferase, with translation MGVSIHPTAIVDPKAELGRGVTVGPYAVIGPHVVLGEECHVGAHCVIDGHTTVGARNRFFPFCAIGLEPQDKKYRGEPTRVEIGNDNTFREYCTVNSGTVQDRGVTTIGDDNWIMAYVHIAHDCVVGSHTIFANNATLGGHVQVGDWAILGGFTGVHQFVRVGAHSFCGVGTVLTQDLPPYVTVAGNPAVPHGINSEGLRRRGFSPEAVRAIKRAYKTLYRQGLSLNEAIAQIAAASAEFPELEPLVAFLRTPGRGIVRG, from the coding sequence GTGGGCGTTTCGATTCATCCCACCGCGATCGTCGACCCGAAAGCCGAACTGGGGCGTGGCGTTACCGTCGGTCCCTATGCAGTGATCGGCCCCCATGTCGTGTTGGGGGAGGAGTGTCACGTCGGCGCGCACTGTGTAATCGACGGCCATACGACGGTCGGCGCGCGCAACCGTTTCTTTCCGTTCTGCGCGATCGGGCTCGAACCGCAGGACAAGAAGTACCGCGGTGAGCCTACCCGCGTGGAGATCGGCAACGACAATACCTTCCGGGAATACTGCACCGTCAATAGCGGGACGGTGCAAGACCGCGGCGTGACGACGATCGGCGATGACAACTGGATCATGGCGTACGTTCATATTGCGCACGATTGCGTCGTTGGCTCGCACACGATCTTTGCCAACAACGCGACGCTCGGTGGTCACGTTCAGGTGGGGGATTGGGCGATCCTCGGGGGGTTCACGGGGGTGCATCAGTTCGTGCGCGTCGGTGCCCACAGCTTCTGCGGCGTGGGGACGGTACTGACGCAAGACCTGCCTCCGTACGTCACGGTAGCCGGGAATCCAGCGGTACCGCACGGCATCAACAGCGAAGGTCTGAGGCGGCGCGGTTTTTCGCCCGAGGCGGTTCGGGCGATCAAGCGTGCGTACAAGACGCTCTACCGTCAGGGGTTGTCTCTGAACGAAGCGATCGCGCAGATAGCGGCAGCGAGCGCCGAGTTCCCGGAACTCGAACCGCTCGTCGCATTTCTGCGCACACCGGGACGGGGTATCGTGCGCGGATGA